DNA sequence from the Vicia villosa cultivar HV-30 ecotype Madison, WI linkage group LG3, Vvil1.0, whole genome shotgun sequence genome:
cttgttcgagtggtttcATTTCTGTTATAGTGACCAGGGTTCTGTTTCTATTGATTATGTCCCGTGATCTACGGGGTGTTCCGAAATCGTGCTGAACTTTTGAACCTGCGTCGTGTAACTTTGAGGAAATCCAAACATGTCCGGTGGGAGGCActaagtcccaccactttgcatcattgcatatttacattcccaaaaatgatgtacaaaaaataataataacaagcaTTTGCATGTCATGTCTTTCAGGGTCATTCAAGAGTTCATTCAAGCTAAGAGATGGATGCCTCCGCCAATACCGTCAAAGAGTTCATGAGACGCACCAGTTCTTACATGATTCCGGTTATTGACGTTTCTGGGCTGATAAGTTTGAGTTCTTGTCTAAAAGGGAAGGTTCTACAGGATTTCAATCATGATTATGTCAACTTGCTTTCCATCCTCCACACATCTTTCGACCCGATGGCCTTGATCACTTTGTTCCATTTTTATGACCCACAGTTGCGGAGTTTTACATTTCAGGATTATCAACTGGTTCCAACACTTGAGGAATACTCTTATAACCTCAACATCCGAATTACTGATAATGTGCCTTTCTTTCGAGTTTCTAAGGTTGTAAGGTTCGAAAACATAGCCGAAGCTCTTCATGTGGGGATAAAAGAGGTGAAATATAATTGGAAATCAACTGGTGCTACTCCTGGTTTCAACCTTTGTTTTCTAATCAATAAGGCTGAAGAGTCGGCTAAGAAAGAACATTGGGATGAATTCAGTCGGTTACTTGCTGTTATGATTTATGATATTGTGCTATTTCCATCTACGGAGAACTTTGTGAGTTTATTAGCTATTTGTGTTTTCATGAACGAGAATCCTGTGCCACCATTGCTTGCAGACACTTATGTGGCTATCCACTCTAGGCATGGAAAGGGGGGATACGTTGTTGGCTCCTGTCTCCCTTTGTTGTATCAGTGGTTTATGTTGCATATGCCAGTGAAAGGGCCATTCGTGCTCAAGAAAGGTTCTCTTCAATGGTCAGACATGCTTCTTAACCTTACTTCTTTTGACATCAGGTGGAATTATTGTGTGGGGAAGGTTTGGAACATCATTACCAGTTGCGGTCAATACTCCAATGTCCCTGTCATAGGAACTAGAGGTTGTATTAATTGCAATCCTATGCTTGCCTACCTCCAATTGGGATATGCGATGGAAGGTCCTCCGAAGGATGCAGAAATAGCTGAATCAGTGTATTTTGCCGATGGTACAGGTCTTATGGAGCTGGAGAAGATATAATCTGCTTGGACCAAATTTCATAAGAAAGATCAAACCACATTAAGcaagaaggttcctattgctacGGGTCCTTATAGGggctggatcaaggcaagagttAAAGATTTGTTGTTGCCATTTGCGAAGTCATATCCATTGTATGAACAACCTCCTGTTGTCTTTCTAATACAGTTTCTGCTGAGCTCTATACTCAAGCCAAGGCGGACAACATCAAACTTCAAGTGAAAGATAGAGAAGTGGATTTGGAGAGTTATTTTTTAGACCAAGAAAAGGGTGAGTTGGCTCATAAGCTCAAGCAAGCACAAGGTGAAAGCTCAGGCATGACAGGTGCTCAAAGACGCTCTTATGACTTAATGGAGGAAAGCTTGTACCGGAAGCAACAAAAATGTTTGAAGTTACAAAGGACTGAAAGCAATGGTAAAAGGAAGATTCGGGATTTGGAAAAGCAATTGATGGAAGAAAAGGGCCAAGTTAGCTCGACTTGAGGGAGAGCTTGCAAGACTCCGAGCCCAACGGAGATGATTGTCTTGATTTGATTGAGCATTTCCAActtgtttgttgttttgatctcCTAACCAcctccaggattgttggatggggttgTGCTTTGATGAATTAAACCTCATGTGTATGCTTTTGAAGCAATTACTTTATTGCTAGACTATGTGCAACTTATCTGTATGAACTCATCTGTTTGCTTACGATTGAATGAAATGCAATCGGGATTTACCAGATATCTTGTCGTGCTATTCTTATTATCTGATGGTTTTCAGTATTGTGTTGATATGAcctatctgaaagtgggatgaactcttggatatCTAAAAACtgacaaacatttcatgcatatcataccATATTTTAAAGTGATCAAAGTTATGGTTTAGGGTTTAGAGTTCAGGATTTGAAGTTTAGGGTCTAGTTGTAAGACGTTGGCAACGTATCTAGAAGGGGGTGAATAAAAACCCAACTAAAATTCCCTAGTTTATGGTACAGTGTTCACGGCTCAAGGTTCAGGGTTCAAGGATCATGGTTCTGGGTTCAGGGTTCATGGTtctgggtttagggtttagggtgcAGGTTTCAGTATTCTGGGTTCAGGGTTTAGGATTCAAGGTTTAGGGTTCAGGGATCATGGTTCTAGGTTCATGGTTAAGGGTTTAGGGGCCAGGTTCAGGGGTACTGGATTAGGGTTTAGAGTTCaagaattttatgcaatgtttaagctttcaaaatataaaaaaatcttaGTTTAAGAggttcaattcaaaggttttatggATCATGAGGCCATTCCTTTGTTAGAAATGAAAAGTGATAtacaatttttcttaaaaatctGCTTTACCATGGCCACATTGCTCCATCTTAACTTCATTATCAAGTATCAGAAATTTTTGCACTTGGTACCAATGGAAAGATGGCATCATCCTTTACAGCTTTGATGTTTGACTCTTGAAGATAATCATTTTGTATAATGGAGAAAACTGGCCACGAAAATTGGAATTTTCCTCTAAAAAACACTGAAAACTCCTAATAGTTTGAACAACTTCACAACTTAAAGATACCATTTTGTCATGATCTCCAAAtccaatgtgtgatgaatttgaACGTGATTCTTTCACTAAGATGTTGTGTGTCATATGGTCTAGAGATGTAACCCTTGTTTGTCCTAAATGGATGTTTGAGGAGAAATTTATAACCATGAAAAGTCACCAATTTGTTAAGAAAATTTTGTATCATAGATGAAGGTTCCCATTTTACTGATGAAGGTTATAACTGCAATTTCCCGTTTTGTGGTACAGGGTTTATGGATGAAGGTTCAGGGTTCATGGTTCAGGGATCATGATTCTGGGTTCAAAGTTTAGGGTTCGGAATCTAGGGTCCATGGTTCTAGGTTCAGGGTTTTGGGTTTTGGGTTCAAGATTCAGGGTCCAGGGTTTTGGGGTTAAGGATTAGGGTTTAGAGTTACGGGTTCAAGTTTTAGGATTAAGGGTTCAGGGATCATGGTTCTAGGTTCAAAATTTAGGGTTCAGTTTCAGGGTTTAGGGTTCATGGTTCATGGATTTTGTTCGATGTTTTAgctttcaaaatacaaaaaattcaaAGTATTAGAggttcaattcaaaggttttatggATCATGAGGCTAATCTTTTGTTAGAGATGAAAAGTGATATACAATTTTCCTTAAAAATATGCTTTATCATGGCCACTTTGCTCAACCTTAATTTCATGCTCAAGTACCAGAAATAAATGCACTTGGTATCAATGGAAAAATGGCATCGTCCTTTACAACTTTGATGTTTGACACTTGAAGAGAATCATTTTGCATGATGGAGAAAACTGGCCACGAAAATTAGAATTTTCATCTAAAAAACACTCATGATTTTCCTAATTGTTTGGACAACTTCACAACTTCAAGGTACCATTTTGTCAAGATCTCCATATCCAATGTGTGATGAGTTTTAACATGATTATTTCACTAAGATGTTGTATGTCATATGGTCTTGTGATGTAGCCCTTGTTTGCTTAAAATGGATGCTTTAGGAGGAAGTTACAACCATGTAAAGTCACCTATTTATTAGAAAATTTTGtaacttagaaaattttcaaagtgATCAAATTTATGGTTTAAGGGTTAGGATTTAGAGTTAAAGGTTTGAAGTTTAGGGTCTAGTTGCTAGATGTTGGCGACGTATCTAGAAGGGGGTGAATAGAAACCCAACTGAAATTCCCAGTTTATGGTACAATGTTCAGGGTTCAAGGTTTAGGGATCATGGTTCTGGGTTCAGGTTTCATGGTTCATGGTTCTGGATTTAGGGTTCAAGGTGTATGGTTCAATATTCTGGGTTCAGGGTTTAGGATTCAGGTTTTAGGGTTCAGGGTTAGGGGTTCATGGTTCAACATTCAAGGTTCAGGGATCATGGTTCTAGGTTAAGGGTTTAGGGTAAAGGGTTTAGGGGTCAGGTTCAGGGTTACTGAATTAGGGTTTAGGATTCAGgaaatttatgcaatgtttaaGCTTTTAAAATACCCAAAATTCTTAGTATAAGAGGTTTAATTCAAAGGTTTGATGGATCACGAGGCCATTCCTTTGTTATAAAAGAAAAGTGATATTCCATTTTTCTTAAAAATCTTCTTTACCATGGCCACTTTGCTCCATCTTAACTACATTCTCAAGTATCAGAAATTTTTGCACTTGGTACCAATGGAAAGATGGCATCATCCTTTACAGCTTTTATGTTTGACACTTGAAGAGAATCATTTTGCATGATGGAGAAAACGGACCTTGAAAATTGGATTTTTCatctaaaaaaacaaagaaacctcCTAATAGTTTGAACAACTTCACAACTTCAAGGTACCATTTTGTCATGATCTCCAAAtccaatgtgtgatgaatttgaACATGATTCTGTCACTAAGACTTTGTATGTCATATGGTCTAGAGATGTAACCCAGTTTTGTCCAAAATGGATGCTTGAGGAGGAAGTTACAACCATGAAAAGTCACC
Encoded proteins:
- the LOC131659983 gene encoding uncharacterized protein LOC131659983; this translates as MDASANTVKEFMRRTSSYMIPVIDVSGLISLSSCLKGKVLQDFNHDYVNLLSILHTSFDPMALITLFHFYDPQLRSFTFQDYQLVPTLEEYSYNLNIRITDNVPFFRVSKVVRFENIAEALHVGIKEVKYNWKSTGATPGFNLCFLINKAEESAKKEHWDEFSRLLAVMIYDIVLFPSTENFVSLLAICVFMNENPVPPLLADTYVAIHSRHGKGGYVVGSCLPLLYQWFMLHMPVKGPFVLKKGSLQWSDMLLNLTSFDIRWNYCVGKVWNIITSCGQYSNVPVIGTRGCINCNPMLAYLQLGYAMEGPPKDAEIAESVYFADGTVSAELYTQAKADNIKLQVKDREVDLESYFLDQEKGELAHKLKQAQGESSGMTGAQRRSYDLMEESLYRKQQKCLKLQRTESNGKRKIRDLEKQLMEEKGQVSST